In the Alligator mississippiensis isolate rAllMis1 chromosome 7, rAllMis1, whole genome shotgun sequence genome, one interval contains:
- the LOC132251483 gene encoding olfactory receptor 6F1-like, whose product MNFTANADRGNQSSPYIFILQGFAGNCYFQVSLFMLFLFMYILTVTANASIILLVRTHPQLHTPMYWFLCNLSFLEIWYTTACVPKVLAVLLEKSQAISFLSCLLQMYFVFSLGCTEYFLLAVMAYDRYLAICYPLHYSSIMNGTMSAQLALGSWLCGFVAISAPAYLISSLSFCGRNSINHFFCDIAPWIVLSCTDTQSVELVAFIISFIVILGSCAITLVSYIYIISTILSIPSAKGRQKTFSTCSSHLIVVIIWYGSTIFLHVKPSIKESLDLTKTVHVLNTIVTPVLNPFIYALRNKEVKDAVRKVVSAA is encoded by the coding sequence ATGAATTTTACAGCCAATGCAGACAGAGGGAACCAGAGCAGTCCGTACATTTTCATCCTCCAAGGATTCGCTGGCAATTGTTATTTCCAGGTCTCCCTCTTCATGCTCTTCCTCTTCATGTACATCCTGACAGTGACAGCAAATGCCTCCATCATACTCTTAGTGAGAACTCACCCACAACTACACACACCCATGTACTGGTTTCTCTGCAACCTCTCTTTCCTGGAAATATGGTACACAACAGCTTGTGTCCCTAAAGTCCTGGCAGTCCTCTTGGAGAAAAGTCAGGCAATCTCCTTCCTTAGCTGCCTCCTACAGATGTACTTTGTTTTCTCCCTGGGCTGTACAGAATATTTCCTCCTGGCTGTCATGGCCTATGACCGGTATTTGGCCATATGCTACCCACTGCACTATAGCTCCATTATGAATGGCACCATGTCTGCTCAGCTGGCTCTTGGCTCTTGGCTCTGTGGCTTTGTAGCTATTTCTGCCCCAGCATATTTGATCTCCAGTCTGTCCTTCTGTGGACGTAATAGCattaatcatttcttttgtgacaTAGCCCCATGGATAGTTCTCTCCTGCACCGACACACAGTCAGTGGAGCTGGTGGCCTTCATCATCTCATTCATTGTCATCCTGGGCTCATGCGCAATAACTCTGGTATCCTACATTTACATCATCTCCACCATATTGAGCATCCCATCAGCCAAAGGGCGCCAAAAGACCTTTTCTACTTGTTCTTCTCATCTGATTGTCGTGATTATCTGGTATGGCTCCACCATTTTCCTGCATGTCAAGCCTTCCATAAAGGAATCACTTGATTTGACCAAAACTGTCCATGTACTAAACACTATTGTCACTCCGGTGCTGAACCCCTTTATCTATGCTTTGAGGAACAAAGAGGTGAAGGATGCTGTGAGAAAAGTGGTCAGTGCGGCATGA
- the LOC132251616 gene encoding olfactory receptor 14A16-like, whose protein sequence is MAYDRYVAICKPLHYGIIMNRRACVQMAACAWAAGAINSAMHTGNTFSLPFCHSNIINQFFCEVPQLLKLSSSGTYRRELAALAFTVCLGLGCFVFIVVSYVQIFTAVWSIPSEQGHQKAFSTCIPHLIVVSLFLSTGIIAYLKPIFDSSSPLDLLAAVLYCVVPPLMNPVIY, encoded by the coding sequence ATGGCATATGATCGatacgttgccatctgcaagccactgcattatggcataataatgaacaggagagcttgtgtccagatggctgcctgtgcttgggctgctggtgccatcaactctgcaatgcacaccgggaacacctttagtctccccttctgccactcaaatatcatcaaccagttcttctgtgaagtgccccagctgctcaagctctccagctctggcacataccgcagggagctggcagctcttgccttcaCTGTGTGTTTAggtttaggctgttttgttttcatcgttgtgtcgtatgttcagatcttcaccgcagtgtggagcatcccctcggagcagggccatcagaaagccttctccacctgcattccccaccttatcgtggtctccctgtttctttccactggcatCATTGCCTACTTGAAGCCCATCTTTGACTCCTCGTCCCCcttggatctcctggcagctgttctgtattgtgtggtgcctccgttgatgaatccggtcatctac